GTAAGTTCATACAACGTCAGTTCGTTGCGTTCGGATAGTTCGTCTAATATAAGCCGCCTAGTCGAGTCTCCAAGTGCTTTGAATATAGCGTCTTTGTCCCAATTCATATATCGAGTATAAGCAACCCTAAGGTTGCTTGTCAAGAACAAGCAACTGTATGGTTGCATGATAAAGGAACCGTATCATGCACTCTTAACAAGTTCAAGTCACATTATTGTAGTTTTACCCATTTTATAAATATAATGATAAAAAATGCATAAATCCTCATTGGATCATCACACTAGTTAAATTTATAAGCACCCGCCCCGTTCATTCCATAAGAAAAAGGCTGCCGCAGCAACCCTTGTAGTTAATAATCCGGTTTAAATTTGAAAGGATTGCATCAAACATTCTTCATCATCTATCATTTTCTTTTTTTCTTCAAAATCTATTTTCAACGCACTAAAAATCTTTCTCCAAAATATAACGGCAGGAATATTCTTGGCTAATTCAACAACAAAGTAGCAACCCTTTTTTTGTTTAAACAATTCCTTTAATAATGCAATGGCCATACCCTTTCTTCTATATTTTTTCAAAATAAAAATATCATTAATGCTGTAATCATATTCCTTATTTAAAAACGGCCTTTCCAATAGTAATAAAAACCCTACAATCATCTTATCTTTTTTCAAAAAATATGGTGTTAACCCTTCCCTC
This sequence is a window from Brevibacillus sp. JNUCC-41. Protein-coding genes within it:
- a CDS encoding GNAT family N-acetyltransferase, whose amino-acid sequence is MTVSLNQISSDEKHILKNLYSLYLHDLSEYTEGLDISSDGSFEFDSFELIWKREGLTPYFLKKDKMIVGFLLLLERPFLNKEYDYSINDIFILKKYRRKGMAIALLKELFKQKKGCYFVVELAKNIPAVIFWRKIFSALKIDFEEKKKMIDDEECLMQSFQI